A DNA window from Mycolicibacter hiberniae contains the following coding sequences:
- a CDS encoding esterase family protein, protein MTDVTKGLRWARRLLVGAVAAAALPGLIGLTGGEATASAFSRPGLPVEYLQVPSAGMGRDIKVQFQPGGSGSPGLYLLDGMRAQDDYNGWDINTPAFEWYYQSGISVIMPVGGQSSFYSDWYRPACGKAGCSTYKWETFLTSELPAYLASEYGVSQSRNAAVGLSMAGASAMTLAIYHPNQFVYAGSLSGYINPSDGKSWIGLAMGDAGGFKKEDMWGPDDDPAWLRNDPTVNVGRLVANNTRLWVYCGNGRPNELGGDNLPATFLEGNFMIGQNKKFQELYTAAGGNNAIFNFPDYGTHSWEYWGQQLQAMKPDLQSHLGASGGS, encoded by the coding sequence ATGACAGACGTGACCAAGGGATTGCGCTGGGCACGCCGACTTTTAGTCGGCGCGGTAGCTGCCGCAGCGTTGCCGGGCCTGATCGGCCTGACCGGTGGCGAGGCAACCGCATCGGCGTTCTCGAGGCCGGGTCTGCCGGTCGAGTACCTGCAGGTGCCTTCGGCCGGTATGGGCCGTGACATCAAGGTGCAGTTCCAGCCGGGCGGTTCGGGCTCACCGGGTCTGTACCTGCTCGACGGGATGCGGGCCCAAGACGATTACAACGGCTGGGACATCAACACCCCGGCCTTCGAGTGGTACTACCAGTCGGGCATCTCGGTGATCATGCCGGTCGGCGGTCAGTCCAGCTTCTACAGCGACTGGTACCGCCCGGCGTGCGGCAAGGCGGGCTGCTCCACCTACAAGTGGGAGACCTTCCTGACCAGTGAGCTGCCGGCCTACCTGGCCTCGGAGTACGGCGTGAGCCAGAGCCGTAACGCCGCGGTCGGTCTGTCGATGGCCGGTGCGTCCGCGATGACCCTGGCGATCTACCACCCCAACCAGTTCGTCTACGCCGGTTCCCTGTCGGGTTACATCAACCCGTCCGATGGCAAGAGCTGGATCGGCCTGGCCATGGGTGACGCGGGCGGCTTCAAGAAGGAAGACATGTGGGGCCCCGACGACGACCCGGCATGGCTGCGCAACGACCCGACGGTCAACGTCGGCAGGCTGGTGGCCAACAACACCCGCCTGTGGGTCTACTGCGGAAACGGCCGCCCGAACGAGTTGGGCGGCGACAACCTGCCCGCCACGTTCCTGGAGGGCAACTTCATGATCGGGCAGAACAAGAAGTTCCAGGAGCTCTACACCGCGGCCGGCGGCAACAACGCGATCTTCAACTTCCCGGACTATGGCACCCACAGCTGGGAGTACTGGGGCCAGCAGCTGCAGGCCATGAAGCCCGACCTGCAGAGCCACCTGGGCGCAAGCGGCGGCAGCTAG
- the gnd gene encoding phosphogluconate dehydrogenase (NAD(+)-dependent, decarboxylating), protein MTAGRHQRTMRLGMIGLGRMGANLVRRMVAGGHQCVVYDHNPDAVRALADEPNTAGVHSLAELAAQLPAPRVVWVMVPAGAITTGVIDELTGLLTDGDVVIDGGNTYYRDDIAHAKTLAAKGIRLLDCGTSGGVWGRERGYCLMVGGDRTAFDHAEPIFATVAPGVDCAPRTPGRNGPITQAENGYLYCGPTGAGHFVKMVHNGIEYGMMASIAEGLNILHHANIGAQTQPGDAETAPLANPEFYRYDIDIEQVSEVWRRGSVIGSWLLDLTADALHTSPDLAEFAGRVSDSGEGRWTVIAAIDEGVPAPVLTTALYARFSSRHLFEFGAKVLSAMRKQFGGHDEESS, encoded by the coding sequence ATGACAGCCGGTAGGCACCAGCGCACCATGCGGCTGGGGATGATCGGCCTGGGCCGGATGGGCGCCAACCTGGTCCGGCGAATGGTCGCCGGCGGCCACCAATGCGTCGTCTACGACCACAACCCGGACGCGGTCCGCGCCTTGGCCGACGAACCCAACACCGCCGGGGTGCACTCGCTGGCCGAACTCGCCGCACAGTTGCCGGCCCCGCGGGTGGTGTGGGTGATGGTGCCCGCCGGTGCGATCACCACGGGTGTCATCGACGAGCTGACCGGCCTGCTGACGGACGGCGACGTCGTGATCGACGGCGGGAACACCTATTACCGCGACGATATAGCGCACGCAAAGACTTTGGCCGCCAAGGGGATCCGCCTGCTGGACTGCGGTACCAGCGGCGGCGTGTGGGGCCGCGAGCGTGGCTACTGTCTGATGGTCGGTGGAGATCGAACGGCGTTCGACCACGCCGAGCCGATCTTCGCCACGGTGGCACCGGGAGTGGACTGCGCCCCGCGCACACCGGGGCGCAACGGGCCGATCACGCAGGCGGAGAACGGCTACCTGTACTGCGGCCCGACGGGGGCGGGGCACTTTGTGAAGATGGTGCACAACGGCATCGAGTACGGGATGATGGCCTCGATCGCCGAGGGACTGAACATCTTGCACCACGCCAACATCGGCGCGCAGACCCAACCCGGCGACGCCGAGACCGCACCGCTGGCCAATCCGGAGTTCTACCGCTACGACATCGACATCGAGCAGGTCAGCGAAGTATGGCGCCGGGGCAGCGTGATCGGTTCGTGGCTGCTGGACCTGACTGCCGATGCGTTGCACACATCGCCGGATCTGGCGGAGTTCGCCGGCCGGGTATCGGATTCGGGCGAGGGCCGCTGGACCGTCATCGCCGCAATCGACGAGGGAGTGCCCGCGCCGGTGCTGACCACCGCGCTCTACGCGCGATTCTCCTCGCGCCACCTGTTCGAGTTCGGCGCCAAGGTGCTCTCGGCGATGCGTAAGCAGTTCGGCGGTCACGACGAGGAGTCCTCCTAG
- a CDS encoding SRPBCC family protein: protein MGRMQGSATVHMAAPAERIWELVADVRNIGKFSPETFEAEWLDGADGPAVGARFRGHVRRNGIGPVYWTTCRVTECEPNRVFGFAVLAGDRAVNRWRYELTPTADGTDVTESFRLADSLLTTVYYWLFGGFLRQRNNIRDMRRTLERIRDVAEQP, encoded by the coding sequence ATGGGGCGCATGCAGGGTTCTGCGACAGTTCATATGGCTGCCCCGGCTGAACGGATCTGGGAGCTGGTGGCCGACGTCCGCAACATCGGCAAGTTCTCTCCGGAGACCTTCGAGGCCGAATGGCTCGACGGCGCGGACGGCCCCGCGGTGGGCGCACGATTTCGCGGCCACGTCCGGCGCAACGGCATAGGTCCGGTGTACTGGACGACCTGCCGGGTCACCGAATGCGAGCCCAACCGGGTGTTCGGGTTCGCGGTGCTCGCCGGTGACCGTGCGGTGAACCGCTGGCGCTACGAGCTCACCCCCACCGCCGACGGCACCGACGTCACCGAGTCATTCCGGCTGGCCGATTCCTTGCTCACCACGGTCTACTACTGGCTGTTCGGCGGTTTCCTCAGGCAGCGCAACAACATTCGCGACATGCGGCGCACGCTGGAACGCATCCGCGACGTTGCCGAACAGCCCTAA
- a CDS encoding carboxymuconolactone decarboxylase family protein, producing MSRIGDFAPDDVMGWMVKSPELAAGIGGFSTAVYSRGRLPLRTRELARMVIALDNECTVCANTRDADGPAAGVSEDLYEHAAQWRTWEGFSPQERIAAEFAHRFATDHTGLGDDEDFWSRCAEHLSDELLADLALSCALWLGMGRLLRTLDIGQACTLTLPSRA from the coding sequence ATGAGCCGAATCGGGGATTTCGCCCCAGACGACGTAATGGGCTGGATGGTCAAGTCGCCCGAACTGGCCGCTGGAATCGGCGGTTTCAGCACGGCGGTCTACTCCCGCGGCCGGCTGCCGCTGCGCACCCGGGAGTTGGCCCGGATGGTGATCGCCTTGGACAACGAGTGCACGGTCTGCGCCAACACCCGTGACGCCGACGGCCCGGCAGCCGGGGTCAGCGAAGATCTCTACGAGCATGCGGCCCAGTGGCGCACCTGGGAGGGGTTCAGCCCCCAGGAGCGGATCGCCGCCGAGTTCGCCCACCGGTTCGCCACAGACCACACCGGCCTGGGCGACGACGAAGATTTCTGGTCGCGGTGCGCCGAGCACCTGAGCGACGAGCTGCTCGCCGACCTTGCGCTGTCGTGTGCGTTGTGGCTGGGCATGGGCCGGCTGCTGCGCACCCTCGATATCGGGCAGGCGTGCACGTTGACGCTGCCGAGCCGGGCTTGA
- a CDS encoding YceI family protein has translation MTATQWQLDASDGQLLVHTDVAGRASKMGHRLTIAMERWQARVSWSGESPSGVDLVVEVDSLRVLQGEGGVTPLTPPEKTLIRSNALKCLAADKHRLIRFVCDDVEPAGDGYQLSGTLEINGRRKPHVITVRVAHEDGSWRVSGDTTVRHSDFGVRRYSMLMGAMQVADEVTVSLSLSLSASIGADPPHRG, from the coding sequence ATGACCGCAACACAGTGGCAGCTCGACGCATCGGACGGCCAACTGCTGGTCCACACCGACGTTGCGGGCCGGGCATCCAAGATGGGACACCGGCTCACCATCGCCATGGAGCGCTGGCAGGCGCGCGTGTCGTGGTCCGGCGAGTCGCCCAGCGGCGTGGACCTGGTTGTCGAAGTGGATTCGCTGCGGGTGCTGCAGGGCGAAGGCGGCGTGACACCGCTGACCCCGCCGGAGAAGACGCTGATCCGCAGTAATGCGCTCAAGTGCCTGGCCGCCGACAAACATCGGCTGATCCGATTCGTCTGCGATGACGTCGAACCGGCCGGCGACGGCTACCAGCTGTCCGGAACGCTGGAGATCAACGGGCGGCGCAAGCCGCACGTCATCACCGTCCGGGTGGCCCATGAGGACGGTTCCTGGCGGGTCAGCGGTGACACCACGGTGCGCCACAGCGACTTCGGGGTGCGGCGCTATTCGATGTTGATGGGTGCCATGCAGGTCGCCGACGAGGTGACGGTGTCGCTGTCGCTGTCGCTGTCGGCGAGCATCGGTGCCGACCCGCCGCACCGCGGGTGA
- a CDS encoding CocE/NonD family hydrolase, with translation MSDGVVLRADVHYPTVPETGQPAPGPFPVLLSLTPYGKLAPPPAAQIGGGPTPRLIRRGYIEAMVDVRGTGASGGSFEMFGPDQARDGAELVAWAAKLPNSNGRVGMFGISYLAINQLFTAASVGPDSPLKAIFPVMAANDFYRDVATMGGATHMPAVRGYGAVYSMLNVINPTLEFLARGGHERPRAGGLAAVRQRGKDQRNYFWPLIADVSAGGEAAYDGPVWDRMRSDPLLPAIAANNVAVFLVGGWHDAFQRGAPLNYAALQNSSVGRPASAPMEPGQPTVDRIRLLMGPWYHVSDFDGLQMQDLQLRWFDYWLKDDETAAISGSPFTFQAIGDRRWYHTGQYPIPEAEPTRLYLAHDGRLADDAPAEQTVAKLTYRSRGPVSGRSLEQWSLGLNSYVTASAGGRTRYDQDNSRLHRGALTYTTEPFGSPTLLAGPITLSVQATADTTETLWVAHLDDVAPEGASRPLTMGALLGSHRKLDPARTWYLPDGTVLRPHHISTRDAVQPVEPGQLTRYDIEIFPTAALITPGHRLRLTLTTYDFPHLVPNVPTRRALAGGLYQVHQGGPTPSFLVLPLADPDSLG, from the coding sequence ATGAGCGATGGCGTGGTGCTACGGGCTGACGTGCATTACCCCACCGTGCCGGAGACCGGACAGCCCGCCCCCGGGCCGTTTCCGGTGCTGCTGTCGCTGACCCCGTACGGCAAGCTGGCCCCGCCACCGGCGGCCCAGATCGGTGGGGGGCCGACCCCGCGCCTGATCCGGCGGGGCTATATCGAGGCGATGGTCGACGTCCGCGGCACCGGGGCATCCGGCGGGTCGTTCGAGATGTTCGGTCCCGACCAGGCCCGAGACGGGGCCGAGCTGGTCGCCTGGGCGGCGAAGCTGCCGAACTCCAACGGCCGGGTCGGCATGTTCGGTATTTCCTACCTGGCGATCAACCAGCTGTTCACCGCGGCCTCCGTGGGCCCGGACTCGCCGCTCAAGGCGATCTTCCCGGTGATGGCCGCCAACGACTTCTACCGGGACGTTGCGACGATGGGTGGCGCGACCCACATGCCGGCGGTGCGCGGCTACGGCGCGGTGTACTCGATGCTCAACGTCATCAATCCGACACTGGAATTCCTCGCACGGGGTGGGCACGAGCGGCCCCGAGCCGGCGGGCTCGCCGCTGTGCGGCAGCGTGGCAAGGACCAGCGAAATTACTTCTGGCCGTTGATCGCCGACGTGAGTGCCGGCGGCGAGGCCGCCTACGACGGACCGGTGTGGGACCGGATGCGGTCTGATCCGCTACTGCCCGCGATCGCCGCCAACAACGTCGCGGTCTTTCTGGTGGGCGGCTGGCACGATGCCTTCCAGCGGGGTGCGCCGCTGAATTACGCCGCGCTGCAGAACTCCAGCGTCGGTCGCCCCGCGAGCGCTCCGATGGAGCCCGGCCAGCCGACCGTCGACCGAATCCGGCTGCTGATGGGGCCGTGGTATCACGTGTCGGATTTCGATGGTCTCCAGATGCAGGATCTGCAGCTGCGCTGGTTCGACTACTGGCTGAAAGACGATGAGACGGCGGCGATCTCGGGCTCGCCGTTCACCTTCCAGGCGATCGGCGACCGGCGGTGGTATCACACCGGCCAATACCCGATCCCCGAAGCGGAACCGACCCGGCTCTACCTGGCCCATGACGGCCGGCTGGCCGACGACGCCCCGGCCGAGCAAACCGTGGCCAAGCTGACCTACCGTTCGCGCGGCCCGGTGTCGGGACGCAGCCTCGAACAGTGGTCGCTGGGACTCAACAGCTACGTCACCGCATCGGCGGGCGGTCGCACCCGCTACGACCAGGACAACAGCCGGTTGCACCGGGGAGCGTTGACCTACACGACGGAGCCGTTCGGCTCGCCGACCCTGCTGGCCGGACCGATCACACTCAGTGTGCAGGCGACGGCTGACACCACCGAGACGCTGTGGGTCGCCCACCTCGACGACGTAGCGCCGGAGGGCGCATCCCGGCCGCTGACCATGGGAGCGCTGCTGGGCTCGCACCGGAAATTGGACCCCGCCCGCACCTGGTATCTGCCGGACGGCACGGTGCTGCGCCCGCATCACATCAGCACCCGGGACGCGGTGCAGCCGGTGGAGCCGGGACAGTTGACCCGCTACGACATCGAGATCTTCCCGACCGCGGCCCTGATCACACCGGGGCACCGGCTGCGGCTGACATTGACCACCTACGACTTTCCGCACCTGGTCCCCAACGTGCCCACCCGGCGCGCACTGGCCGGTGGTCTCTACCAGGTGCACCAGGGCGGGCCCACGCCGTCGTTTCTGGTGTTGCCGCTGGCCGACCCGGACAGTCTGGGCTGA